The nucleotide sequence CCGGGCCGTACCCGTCCGGCGGCTCCAGGTCCAGCAGCCGCAGCGCCACGCCGGGGTGGTCGCGGCGGAAGCCGGCGAGCGCGGCGGGCACCAGGGCCATGCCCGCGCTCGCGAACGTGCCGACGGTGAGCTCCTCGTCGAGCAGCGCGGACCGTCCGCTCGGCCGTGCGCAGTTCCCCCACGATTGCTTCGGCATGCCCGAGCAGTGCCTCCCCAACCGGCGTCAGCGTGACGCCGCGAGCGTGCCGGTCCAGCAGGCGCGCCCCGACGTCGCGCTCCAGCTTGGCCAGCTGCTGCAGGACGGCGGACGGGGTGAACGAAAGCCGCTGGGCGGCCGCGGCGATCGAGCCGGCGTGCGCGACCTCGGCCAGCACGGCCAGGCGGTGGGCGTCGAGCACGGGAGCCTCCGGCCGTAAGTTCTGCTAAATCCAGCACAGGAGACGTCGCTGGTGCTTACGGTGGCTCGCGCGCATGCTGGAGCCATGATCAGCACTGCGGATGTGGAACGGGCGGCCGTGCGCATCGAGGGCCGGGTCCGCCGGACGCCGGTGCTCGCCGCGGACGAAGGCGTGTGGTTCAAGCTGGAGCAGCTGCAGCACACCGGGTCGTTCAAGGCCCGTGGCGCCTTCAACCGGATCCTCGCCGCCGGCGCGCAAACCGGGGTGGTGACCGCCTCGGGCGGCAACGCCGGGCTCGCCGTCGCTTACGCTGCCCGCGAATTCGGCCTCCCGGCACGGGTCTTCGTCCCGGCGACCGCGCCCGCGGTGAAAGTCGCGAAACTCCGGCAGCTCGGCGCGGCGGTTGAACTCGCCGGTGAGAAGTACGCCGACGCCTACGACGCGGCCGTCAAGCACGCGGCGGACTCCGGCGAGCTCTTCTGCCACGCCTACGACCAGCCGGACATCTGCGCCGGCCAGGGCACCCTCGGCCTCGAACTGCTGGACCAGGCGGGCGGCCTCGACACGATCCTCGTCGCGGTCGGCGGCGGCGGGCTGCTGGCCGGCGTCGCCGCCGGGGTCGAAGGCCGGGCACGCGTGATCGGCGTCGAGCCGCGCACGATCCCGACGCTGCACTCGGCGCTGGCCGCCGGCGAGCCGGTCGCGGTCGGCGTCTCCGGGGTCGCCGCCGACTCGCTGGGGGCGTCCCGGCTCGGCGACATCGCGTTCGCGGTCGCCACCCGCACGGACGCGGGCTCGGTGCTGGTGGACGACGCCGCGATCATCGAAGCGCGGGCGGTGCTGTGGGACCGCTACCGCCTCGCCGTCGAACCCGGCGGGGCGACCGCGTTCGCCGCCCTGCTCTCCGGCGCTTACCGGCCCGACCCTGGTGAACGGGTCGCCGTCCTGCTGTGCGGCGCCAACACCGACCCCGCCACGCTCACTTCCCCGACAGCCGCGCCACCACCGGAGCGAACTCCTCGAGGAACGCACCGTTGACGCTGAAGTAGGACACGCCCTGTTCCTCGCGGCGGCGTTCGAGCTCCGCCACCATGTCGTCGACGTCGCCGCGGAGCAGGCCGAGGGAGTCGTGCTCGATGAGCGTCTCGGCATCGACGCCGATGAAGCCGCGGATCCACGGCGGGACCGTATCGCCGACGACCCAGATGTTCATCGCGAACTCGACATCGCGGTCACCGGCCGCGGACCGGACTTCGCGCACGTACCCGGTCATTTCCTCGCGGGTGGTCAGCACGTCGCCTGCCATCGTGACGATGTCGGCCTTCATCCCGGCGAGGCGGCGGGCCTTCGGGCCGCCCGCGGCGACCATCACCGGCGTGTGCCCGTCGCCGTCCAGCCGCCGGACGTGGTCGATCGTCTCGGAAATCGAGTCGAGGCGCTCCTGCCCCGAGCCGTACGGCAGCCCGAGTTCTTCGGCCTGCTGCCGCATTTCCGGCCGCCCGGTGCCGAGGCCGAGCTCGAACCGGCCGTTCGTGACGACGGTCAGGCTGCGCGCCTCCCAGGCCGCCGCCCGCGCGGTGCGCAGCGGGCTCGCCCAGACGAACGAGCCGACGCGCAGCTCGGTCGTGGCCGCCGCGGCCGCCGCCAGCGCGGCGGTCGGCGTCGGCATGTTCAGGTTGTCCGGGCACAACAGCGTCGAATAGCCGAGTTCCTCGGCCCGGCGAGCGGTGGCGAGCCAGCCGGCTGCGTCATTGGCGCCCGCGACCACGCCGAACCGGAACGCCTTCTGCGGCATCGAAGCACCCCCACGTCGTTGGTCCTTCGATCAAACCACCGGTGCGCCCGGCCGTGCCACCACGGCCGGGCGCGCGCCCGGCATCAGCCGCGCTGGTACTCCTC is from Amycolatopsis mediterranei and encodes:
- a CDS encoding threonine/serine dehydratase; protein product: MISTADVERAAVRIEGRVRRTPVLAADEGVWFKLEQLQHTGSFKARGAFNRILAAGAQTGVVTASGGNAGLAVAYAAREFGLPARVFVPATAPAVKVAKLRQLGAAVELAGEKYADAYDAAVKHAADSGELFCHAYDQPDICAGQGTLGLELLDQAGGLDTILVAVGGGGLLAGVAAGVEGRARVIGVEPRTIPTLHSALAAGEPVAVGVSGVAADSLGASRLGDIAFAVATRTDAGSVLVDDAAIIEARAVLWDRYRLAVEPGGATAFAALLSGAYRPDPGERVAVLLCGANTDPATLTSPTAAPPPERTPRGTHR
- a CDS encoding LLM class flavin-dependent oxidoreductase; this translates as MPQKAFRFGVVAGANDAAGWLATARRAEELGYSTLLCPDNLNMPTPTAALAAAAAATTELRVGSFVWASPLRTARAAAWEARSLTVVTNGRFELGLGTGRPEMRQQAEELGLPYGSGQERLDSISETIDHVRRLDGDGHTPVMVAAGGPKARRLAGMKADIVTMAGDVLTTREEMTGYVREVRSAAGDRDVEFAMNIWVVGDTVPPWIRGFIGVDAETLIEHDSLGLLRGDVDDMVAELERRREEQGVSYFSVNGAFLEEFAPVVARLSGK
- a CDS encoding LysR substrate-binding domain-containing protein, translating into MPKQSWGNCARPSGRSALLDEELTVGTFASAGMALVPAALAGFRRDHPGVALRLLDLEPPDGYGPVSSRELDLLITHRYPGAPLPDPRGL